From Salmo salar chromosome ssa09, Ssal_v3.1, whole genome shotgun sequence:
gaaacctggcaccatccctatggtgaagcatggtggtggcagcatcatgctgtggggatgtttttcagcggcagggactgggatcaggatcaagggaaaggtgaacggcgcaaagtacagagatccttgatgaaaacctgctccagagtgtttgggacctcagacaggggcgaaggttcaccttccgacaggacaatgaccctaagcacacagccaagataacgcaggaatggcttcgggacaagtctcaatgtccttgagtggcccagccagagcccggacttgaactagatcaaacatctctggagagacctgtgtAGCGAcgccccccatccaacctgaccgagcttgagaggatctacagagaagaatgtgagaaactccccaaatacaggtgtgccaagcttgtagcgtcataccaaagaagacttgagTCTGTCATTGCTGCCAagggcgcttcaacaaagtactgagtaaagggtctaaatacttgatatttcagtataaaatatatatatatttaaatctaaaaaacgttttttgctttgtcattatatgtggtattgtgtgtagattgatgaggggaaatattgtgtgtgtgtgtgagaacgtcAGAGCAGTCTGTCTGTTATACAGAATAATTGTGTTTTGTTTTGAACTGACAGGATCTCAAATTTTGTCTGATCACGGCTTTCTTTGTTTCCTCTCTTTATCTCCTGGTTTCCCCtagtgataaaaaaaaatgttttagatgcatgccagcaaagccactacacaacacaacactaaacaatacattaattgcactataacggtgacaaacggtgcccacaaactgttagggcctacataatgCTGTCccgacagcagagctttcttttcagcaccatggagtgaatccttaccactaaTATACCTagttatcagcggagccttgtctggcagcgaaacagttcattcagcttaatttactgcctttaaaaaaacatagctgatatggctgactttcttaaacaaatgtggtttctactgacaattgagatgtacaaactatggcacaaGGGAATGACGagcaatctgtaatttcgattaagtcactgatgagcgagctaggatggacgtagtcagtataactatttgttcagcacttttgaaatatacctgctggagcgcgtgctatgggtgggtgctgctatggtgaccagtgagctgagataaggcagggctttaactagcaaagacttatagatgacctggagccagtgggtttggcgacgaatatgaagcgagggccagccaacgagagcatacaggtcgcagtggtgggtagtatatggggctttgatgacaaaacagatggcactgtgatagactgcatccaatttgctgagtagagtgttggagactattttgtaaatgacatcgccgaagtcaaggatcggtaggatagtcagttttacgagggtatgtttggcagcatgagtgaaggatgctttgttacgaaataggaagccaattctagatttaattttggattgaagatgcttaatgtgagtctggaaggagagtttacagtctaaccagacacctaggtatttgtaattgtccacatattctaagtcagaaccgtccagagtagtgatgctggacgggcaggcaggtgcgggcagcgatcggttgaagagcatgcatttagttttacttgcatttaagagcagttggaggccacggaaggagagttgtatggcaatgaagctcgtctgaaggttagttaacacagtgtccaaagaagggccagaagtatacagaatggtgtcgtttgtgtagaggtggatcagagaatcaccagcaacaagagcgacatcattgatgtatacggagaaaagagtcggcccgagaattgaacccggtggcacccccatagagactgccagaggtccggacaacaggccttccgatttgacacactgaactctatctgagaagtagttggtgaaccagatgaggcagtcattagagaaaccaaggctgttgagtctgccgataagaatgtggtgattgacagagtcgaaagccttggccagttcgatgaatacggctgcacagtaatgtcttttatcgatggcggttatgatatcgtttaggaccttgagtgtggctgaggtgcacccatgaccagctcggaaaccaaattgcatagcggagaaggtacggtgggattcgaaatggtcggtgatctgtttgttaacttggctttcgaagaccttagaaaggcagggtaggatagatataggtctgtaacattttgggtctagagtgtctcccccacgtagattttgcggtgacgtagtgtccccatgagtgacagaacactgagccaatcatggcgcaactagagaacattaacaaccgctctgtattttccacccctccaccacagaaagcactgagccaggctgaaacacctgcattttggagctgccttactcaagaaagcaaaaaacatGCCATATTtgtgtggctttattaactcaattattatatatatttttttacattgtttgcaaactgatatctgacacgtattaatgccaaaataacatgcaaaacaggcgaAAATAAGTAAATGAATGTCCACTTTTTGTTTTGTCCTGTTTAGATAAACAGGTCGggctctgccctgaatgacggttTGCCACTGCCTCCGCCAAAACTCTGGGATTTTTCATACTGTAGCTTGTTcgccatcttctttttaaatagtgagccaacatgttttcagcacttttatttccctgactgatcaaaactcattttctcatCCTCTCATGTCACTCTGCAgcggacatacagtgccttcagaatgaattcacaccccttgactttttccacagtttgtggttttaaatggattaaattgagattttctgtcactggcctacacacagtaacacatattgttaaagtggaattatgtttgtgAAAATTTGGACAAATTAATTGATTATGAAAGgcagaaatgtcttgagtcaataagtatttaaccctttTATGGCAAGCCAAAATATATTAAAGAGAAATAATGTGCTtaaaaagtcacataataagttgcatgtgtgcaataatagtgtttaacatgatttttgaatgacttcctCATCTCTACACCCCACACaatctgtaaggtcccacagtcaagcagtgaatttcaaacacagattcaaccacaaagaccagggaggttttccgatgcctcacaaagaagggcacctattggaagGTAGATACAAATGTTAAAAAaggagacattgaatatccctttgagcatggtgaagttattaattacactttggatgggtatcaataaacccagtcactacaGATACAGGcgaccttcctaactcagttgccagagagggaaaccgctcagggatttcaccttgaggccaatggagactttaaaacagttagaaagtttaatggctgtgataggagaaaactgaggatggatcaacaacattgtagctactccacaatactaacctaattgacagagtgaaaatattccaaaactgtttgcaacaaggcactaaactaatactgaaaaaaatgtggcaaaggatttcactttttgtcctgaattcaaagtgttatgtttgggacaaatccaatacatcacattactgagtaccactgtcCATATTTTCATGCATagcggtggctgcatcatgttatgggtatgcttgtaatcgttaaggattaGGGAGATTTTCTAGATAAAAAATGTACAgaatggagctaaacacaggAAAATCCTACAGGAtaacctagttcagtctgctttccaccagacactgggattcgaattcacctttcagcaggacaataacctaaaacacaaggccaaatcttaactggagttgcttaccaagaagacagtgaatgcttCTGAGTAGCTGAGTTACGGTTTTGacataaatctacttgaaaatctatggcaagacttgaaaatggttgtctagcaatgatcaacatccAATTTGGCAGagattgaagaattttgaaaagaataatgggcaaatgttgcacaatccaggtgtggaaagctcttagagatttacccagaaagactcacagctataatctctgccaaaggtgcttctacaaagtattgtggtgtgaatacttatgtcaaagAGTTatttctatatttaattttgaataaattagcaaaaatgtctaaaaacgtgttttcacttcatcattatggggtattgtgtgtagatgggtgataaaCAAAATtgctatttcatccattttgaattcaggttgtaacacaactaagtcaaggggtgtgaatacacttTTGAAAAAGATAATTacaaaaaatataattttattcagtaaatatatttatttgtttctTCATTTTGATAAGAGATACATGTaatgaattgaaggttatttgtaGCTGTAAAAATCGAAATGTACCGATTTTAAGGTTCTGTCATTATATTTAGGGTGGGGTTGTGTGAAATTCTTGTGAAAAAAAATGGGATGCCCAatgaaaaagtttgaataccactgaTGTAGAGGGATATGGAGGCTGCATCATTATGCGACCGGCGCTGAGTCATGCCTTAATACTGTAGCCATTTATCACAGTGGCTGCCTGGCTGTACACAAGGAAACAAACACTTCTCTGAGACGCGCACATTTATCTCACCTCAGCCCAGCCATCACTCACACACTAACACCACTTTCGCTGCTGTACAGGTTCTCGTCTCATCTCATCCACCTATATGGATCTAGCTCTGGGTTGGTCTGTGCCTAGGGACTGTAGGTCTGTATGTGTCTGAGGCTGTTTGTAGCATTCTGTATCCCTTTGTGCTAGTTTCTCCTAGCCGAGAATCCTGAGAATATCCCAACTAAATTACCTGGGATTAGTGTGTGTGCCCAAAGAGCCTTTGCTACTGTGACTGTGAAATGTTCCCAGAACCACAAGCTCCCTGCCTCTGCTTCCTGTGAGTGTCTGTGAGGAGTCAGTGAGTGAAGGAGCAAGGCTGTGAGTGTCTGTGAGGAGTCAGTGAGTGAAGGAGCCAGGGTGTGAGTGTCTGTGAGGAGTCAGTGAGTGAAGGAGCCAGggtgtgagtgtctgtgagtgAAGGAGTCAGGCTGTGAGTGTCTGTGAGGAGTCTGTGAGTGAAGGAGCCAGGGTGTGAGTGTCTGTCAGTGAAGGAGTCAGGCTGTGAGTGTCTGTGAGTGAAGGAGTCAGGCTGTGAGTGAAGGAGTCAGGCTGTGAGTGTCTGTGAGGAGTAAAGGAGCGAGGGGGTGAGGGAAGGGTGCGAGCCAAAAGCACATCGATTTGCATCACGCTGCCCTGAATATCTCATCACCACTTTGACAAATGCATTACCCTTACTGTAGATAGAGCACAGGGCAGGGGCAGTTGGGGGTGAATGCATAGAGGCACATCAATATACCACAAACTATACCCTGAAGGTGTTATATTCATAAATTGTTCTAAGAGCGCTTGATGTTTAAGAGCATTCTGTTGTGAAACTTAATTTCACGCTTTGTGTCCCATTGATTTGTATTGGCCTTTATGGAATCAGTCAAAAGTTGTCAACAGTCCAACTGCAAGCTTTACTCTCGGCACTGTATGTGTACATACTGCTGTGCACAGGGTTTCCTCTTCCTTTTTTGGCACTGCACCTGTATTACAGCAAGGTACGGGAACCTGGAGAAGTGCTTTGGACTTTGTTTCCtccatagatactgtatgtattagCTTCAGTCTTATCCTAAAGTTGTGTGTGAGATTATAGAGTTTTTTACCTTTACTCTTCGAGGCCTGTGTCTCAGACTCCTTGGGCGTGCGGAAGCGCAGGGGTTCGCTGTGCTGACTCATGGGCCCACTCATGCTGATGGACTGCACGTGCACAATGTAGTCGGTCTCCTCCTCCAAGTCCCATAATGCACAGGAGCGGGTGGTGGTGTTCACTTCCTGGATGAAGCGCAGCATGCGCACGTCCTTCTTCTGTTGGCACATCATCACAGAGGTGCGTTTAGTGAGCAGTGTAACACAAAACTATCCACTGAGGTTGAGTAGAAGTCTCACACACAACATTGAGCCCTGGTGAACTTCAATCCCAGttatcacatactgtacagtaatagTAGACAGAAATAGACtatgtggaggagtggagagagggagcagcagtCAGGAGATGGGCAGAACCGGGGCTCTTAGCTGGGCTTCTGGGACCAGGAAATCATCTGCTCATGGGCTAGAATGGAGCCTAACCATTGTGCAGGGTAGAGTGACTGTGTGCAAGTGGGAAATGTTATTGCTTTCCCTCTTTACACAGCTGCCATCTTCCACTGCTGTTGTCGAGGAGACAGGCGCTCAGACGGGATCGTCCTGGCAACACAACGTCCCGTGACACAACGGTTCCGCAAAACAAGCCGCTGGCCAGCAATGCAGGGACGCAATGGAGAGACGGTGAGTAGCGATTGGTGACAGATTCTATTTGATCTCCTATTGGCGagagtgtgagtgtttgtgtgcgccttggtctcctccccCCCGCACTGCGCTCCTCCTCGCTCTCACCTGCTGTGTGATGGCAAAGCCAATGACAAGGTCCCCCTCGGGGATGTCCCATGTCACCACGGCAGAGTTGGACTTCAGAGCCTTGATGGTCACATTGACAGGAGCCGCCAAGCTGTCTGCAaacacagacagggagagagaaaagatacACATGAAGCAAATGAAGTTTACTATCTTGCTGTCTAGTGGGTACTGGGTAGGATACAGTAGGTATGGTAATGGGTACATATATTATTTACATGGACTCAATATAGTACTTCAAACAGTCCGTACAATCACAGAGTGGTTAATAAGCTACTCCACAGGAGAGCTTGACTATTCTAGACAGTATGATCTACAGATTGGCCATCAGACTGTGGAGCCTGATGCTTACTACAAACGGAGGCCTCTGATCACTGCAGCCCcccactgctggtttcactgttCACTATTACACACCCAGGGAGAGCTGTGGCCTGATTCAGTATTCACATCCATTCAGCATAATTAGGACTCATAAGAAATACAACTGCAATCAAATTTAGAGTGGAGTGGTTTGTAGGGGTTGAATTTTAAATGGCCCCGCAATTAAGTTTTGAATTTTGAATAGGTTCACATTTAGAGTCAGTTGAATATTCAGTGAAATTACACTCAACTCAAAATAATGtacatttacactgagtgtacaaaacattaggaatgccttcctaacattgagttgcacccctttttgtccttagaacagcctcaattcgtcggggcatggactctaaaagatgttgaaagcgttccacaaggatgctggtccatgctgactccagtgcttcccacagttgtgtcaagttggctggatgtcctttgggtggtggaccattcttgatacacacgggaaactgttgagaatgaaaaacccagcagctttgcagttcttgacacactcaaactgatgcgcctggcacctactaccatacgccgttcaaaggcactgaaatcttttgtcttgcccattcatcctctgaatggcacacatacacaatctcat
This genomic window contains:
- the LOC106610891 gene encoding fibronectin type III domain-containing protein 5 isoform X2; this translates as MKRFFLSTVPLLILCCIGVSHVFADSLAAPVNVTIKALKSNSAVVTWDIPEGDLVIGFAITQQKKDVRMLRFIQEVNTTTRSCALWDLEEETDYIVHVQSISMSGPMSQHSEPLRFRTPKESETQASKSKDEVTMEEVGAQLRAGEFIIIVVVLIMWAGVIALFCRQYDIIKDNEPNTNKDKAKTSSECSTPEHPTGGLLRSKV